GCGTCACATCTCCGTTTTGCCCGTCGTCAGTAAATGCTTGGGAAATGGCTCCGCCAATGGAACTGAGGTTGGCGGTGACGGTGATGCCCGTGCTTGCCGGGTTCGTTCCCGGCGTGACCGCGACGGTCAACAAAACCGCGTTGCCCAGCGTAACCGGATTCGGATTTGCCGCGCCGATGCCCGTGGGATTGGTTGGCGCTCCGCAAACAATTGCCGGTGTGGCGGAGTTGCGCGGATTCGGCGCGGCAACCGCAAAGTCCGAAGCGTTGTTATCGGTTTCGGTGCAACCATTCGATGCGCGAATCGCCGCTGTGGTCGCGCTCAAATTCGCCGTCGGCCCCGAACCTTCAAAACAGTTTGCTGTCGTGCCATATCCCAAAAGGTCCACGACCGTTGCTCCCGCGGGGCAACTGGTTCCGCTGGCAATCAAGGTGTTTGTGTTGGTCAGCACGACCTTTCCGGCGGCGGCAGCCATCGCAATCGCTCCGGTAATGTCCGGACTGGGGAGCGGCGAACCGTTTGCGCCGCCCGCTTCCTGGATCAACAGATATTTCCCCGGCGCAAGCATTCCGCTCAAATCGGTTTTCGACCACGTCGTACCGGTTGCCGCAGCGTATTGCACTGCCCAACCGGTCAAATCCACGGTTGCGTTTCCGCGATTGAAGAGTTCGATGAAGTCATTTTGAAATGTTGCGCCGCTGTTGCCGCCTGCGCCATACACCTGACTGATGACGACATCGGGCGAAACCATCGTGCGCGACGGCGAAGAAAAAACGACATAACCGCAACAGAAAATCAGCAAACCAACGAAGACACGTAGACGAACGGCTGGATGGAAAATCGTCGTAAGCATGGTCATTGAAACCTCCAAGCTGAGTTCGGAAAGCAAGCTCTTGGGGTGGCGAGGAGAGTTGCTGAAGTTATTGCAGGGTTTGTGCAACGCACGGCGGAACGCACCCGGTTACACAGAAGAGCATGGATGTTGCGGCGTCAATAAACACCTTGCGCCACGTCAAATGGGTTTGGTTGAAGTTCTTATCTGAATTCTGGGGTTGATGCCGGTTGCTGAAACTGATGTCAACGGCGCGGAGTCTAGCGGGCATTGGTTTAGAGTTCAAGCTTCAGCTTGTCGGCACGAAAAAACACGCTGAAGCGTGAACTCTGAACCGTTACGGTAAAAAGAATTGCAGCGTACGAATGACGTTTTCGCCCATAATTTTTTTGATCTCGGTTTCGCTGAACCCTTCCTGCAACAACGCGTCCGTGATTTGAACAACGCCGGTTGTGTCAAACGGCGCGGTGATCGCTCCGTCATAATCCGAACCCAGCGCGACGTGATCCACGCCGATCAAATCCACTGTGTAACGAATCGCTTTGGCAATCGCTTTGGCGTCGGTTCCACAACTTGCCGTGTCCCAGAATCCGATGCCGACCAAACCGCCTGTCAAGGCGATGCGTTTCAATTGTTCATCGCTGAGGTTCCGGTTGTTGTTGCAGGTTCCTTTGACGCCCGTGTGCGAAACGATAATCGGTTGGCGAGCACGATCCAGCACATCATCAATGGTTTTTGCCGAAGCGTGCGCCAGGTCAATAAACACGCTGCGATCCTGCATTCGTTCGACCAGTTTTTTACCCTCGTCGGTCAACCCGGTTTTATTTGCGCCGTGCGCCGAACCGGCCATTTCATTGTCAAAAAAATGCGCCATCCCGATCATCCGAAAACCCGCGTCGTACAACCGATCCAGGTTCTTCACGTCGCCTGACAGCGCGTGCGCGCCTTCAATTCCCAAAAACCCTGCGACCACGTCAGGTTCAGACTTTCGACGCTGCAAAAAATTGGTCACGTCGTTTTTAGATTTCAGCATGACCAGCTTGCCGTTCGATCTTGCCGCAGCGTCTTGCAATCGCCAGGCTTGATACAGCGCCCGCTCGGTCAAATTCGTCCACGTCGAAACCGGCCACAACTCCGCGAATGCCAACAACGTGATGTTGTCGGTGTCGCCGGTATTCGATTCGATGTTCATGTTGCGCGGCGTTTTGGTGACGACGGTAAAGGCTTGAACGGCGACATTTCCTTCCTGCAATCGAGGCAAATCCACGTGCCCCCAGCTTCCCTTTTCCACCAGATCGCGATTCCACATCAAGGTGTCGGCGTGCAAATCGGCAACCAAAAGCTTTTTGTGCAATTCCCTGGCCGCTTCCGAAGCCTGATAGGGAGGCGGATTGATCGTCTGATTCATGCTTTTGCCAACATACGTGGGTACAAAGCCGAAAAAGACAATGGCCGCCAACACCAGCACAATTGCCAGTCCGAGCAGAAATTTTTTCATGGGTAATGACGCCTCCGAATGATGAGAAGTGTATGTGCAACATAGCATCAAACCTGATTGCCGCCAATCTTTTGCACTTGGTCAAACCAAACCTTGACAGTGCAAAACGCGTCGGGCAGACTCAATGCTCGATGGCAAATTCATACATCCGCAATGTCATCGGCAATCATTGATCATCGTCACAAACCCAATTTTTGCGGGCGCAGCCTTGTCGAGCGGATTGAGCCTGACGGCTTGCGCGCCGAATACCACCGAACGAAGGAGAATTTTCCATGTCCGTCAAAGCATTTGAGCCGAAGTTTATGAAAGTCGGCGTATTGACCGCCGCCTTGCAGGAACTCACGCCCCGCGAAAAACGCGATCCCGATCCGGATCTGGCCATCGAAGAATGGGTTCAATTCGCCGCCGAACTCGGCGTGAATTACATACAGCTTGGATCGGCGCTGCATCCATCAGAAGCCGACATTCCCGCCGAAGCCATGCTTGATCCCACGGCGAATCACCTGGATTTGCGGCAACCATTCACTAAAACCCGGGCCAAACGCGTTCGCGCCAGTTTGCAGGCCAACAAGGTCGGCATTTCCGATGTTGGCTATTTCGACAACATGCTGCACGACGATCCTGTGTTGCGGAAAAAGAAACACGATTTCATGCTGCGCGCGATGGATGCGGCAGTGGAGTTGGATGTTCAAGCCGTTTGCGGATTCGTCGGTCGCAATCAAAAAACCAACATGGATCAGAATCTGCTGGATTTTGAAGAATGGTTCATCCCGTTGCTCAAAGCCGCCAAAGATCGCGGGCTGACGTATCGCATCGAACAATGCCCGATGCCGGGTTGGGTTCCGGGCGATAACTGGCACAACAACATCGCCTACACGCCCGGCACCTGGATCGCGCTGCATCGCATTTGCGAAAAACACGGCGTGGGCGATCAGTTCCGCATTCACTACGACCCATCGCACGCCATTTTGATGGGGCAGGATACGCGTTCGCTGTTCCAGTATTTGAAAGATACCGGCTACAACTTCCTGATTGGCGGGTTCCACGTCAAAGGGCAGGTCGTTGACGCGAAAGGCGTTTCCGCATGGGGATATGGCGGCCAAACCGTCGAACGCGGCGATATGATCAACGGCAATCCTTCGCCAAACGTGGTGGATCATTTGAACGCCTGGGCGAAACAGGTTGTGTTGTGCGAACACGAATTGCCGGGCACGGCCAAACACGATCCGCTGGCGTATTTGCAAAATCGCACGGTGGATTGGCTGGATCATCAATTGGCCGCGCGTGAATTGCTGCAGCTCGATGTGGAAAACACCTTCCTGATTGTCGAACACGAATATCCGAAAGCGCGCATTCAGGATAAAGCCTTGCTCAAACCGATTCTGCAAGGATCCATCGCCTTTGCCCGGAAAATTGACGAAGCGGCGGCATGCATGTTTGCGCTGCAAAACGAAGTGCTGGCCGCGCAAGGCATTCCTGTGCAAGGCGTCGGACGGCAAGCCTATCGGTCATAACCTGGAACTTTGGAGTGCTACGCCTTTGGCGTAGCTTTGGTAGTCCTTTCAATCATAGTCCGGTTTGTTCAGCAAAGGACTTCCAAAGCGGAGCCGGAGCCGCCGCACTCCAAAGATTCCGCATTCCATCAAGGACACCACAATGAATAAGCGTAACTTATTTTGGTTGATTGCAATCGTTTTGATTTTGGCAGGATCGGCCAGCGCGCCGATTTCAAAGGTTTCGGCGCAAAAGAAAATCCGCGTCACCTACATCACGGAATGCAAAGGCTTCAAGCACGGGGTGCTGCCCGAATCCGAAAAGATCATGAAAGAACTGGGCGACAAAAACGGATTTGACGTCACCATTTCGCAGGATTCCGCCAGCGTTATGACGCCTGAAAACCTGAAAAACGTGGACGTGCTGATCTTTTACACCACAGGCGAATTGCCGTGGACGGATGACCAGAAAAAACTTTTCCTGGATTTCATCAAAAACGGTAAAGGCTTCATCGGCATTCACAGCGCGACGGACACCTTTTACAAGTGGCCGGAATACGGCGAAATGATTGGCGGGTATTTCGACGGGCATCCGTGGACGGCCAACACCAAGGTCACGGTTCGCAAGGATGACAAAAACTTCCCGCTGACCAAACAGTTCCCGGATTCGTTTGAATGGATGGAAGAAACCTACCAATACAAACAATTCAATGCCGCCAATGTCAAAGTTGTCATGAGCATGGACACGACCAAAACCGACATGACCAAAAAAGGCGCGAAAGGCATTCACGCCGTCGGCGATTCGCCCAATATCCAAGCGGATTCCTTCCCGCTGGTGTGGTATCGCAACTACGGCAAAGGCCGCGTGTTTTACAGCGAACCGGGTCACAATTCGGCCATCTGGAATGATCCACGGTATCAAAGCATGTTGATTGGCGCAGTGAAATGGGCGGCCAAGAAAAAATAACTTTCTACCCATTGTTCTTTGAGGAGGTTGAAATGGCCAGTTCAAATCCAACCTGTCCAAAATGCAAAGCGGCAATGGAGGAAGGTTTTTTAATTGATCGAGGAGACAGTAACTCGTCAAACGTTCCGACCTGGGTCGGTGGTCTTCCCGACAAACGTTGGTGGGGATTGAAAACCAGCGATAAGGAAAAGCTTCAGGTCATCACATTTCGATGCATTCGTTGTGGTTACCTGGAATCGTACGCGCCAATTCCCACGGAATGAACCTGACAGGATTTACCTGGATGTCACAGAATGGAGAGCGATGAAACCATCGTTTTCATCCTGTTGAATCGGGTAAATCCTGTCAAAAACTTTTTCGTCATCTGTTTCAATTGAAGCTGAAGGTCAGCATGATCCCCAGCCATTGATCCGAAGATCGCCGCCCAAGAACGTTTGAAAAGCCGTAGCCGCTTGTCCGTATGGAATAGTACTTGGTCGTCAACCCCACGCCGAATCCGTTTTCAAACCGATACCGAAATTGTCCCATCGCATATCCGCCGGTTCCCCAACGCGATTCACAGACTGTGCAATCCAGATTTGGCCCATCCTCTCCGGTGTTGATGTATTCGTTGTAGGTGCCGAGCGCGCCTCCGCCGCCAACGGAAACCAAGGCTTTATTCTTTCGCGGAGTCAGGTATACGCGCGCACCGGCGTACGGGAAAATTTGCGAATCATTGATTTTGACTCCCAGGCCCGGCCCAATCGGAATGCTGCGCCGACCGGTCAACCCTTCAAACGCGAAGTCCGAGCCGAAATCAATTTGCAGTTGGAGCACTTTGGGCGGAGTGATTCCACCGTTGATGCCCAGGGCGAAGGCGTTTTCAAACAGACCGCTCTGGCGCAAATCTCCTCTGGGGCCGAAGCCCCCGAAAGACAGTTCGAAAGAAAACATTCCCAATCCTGAAAATGCGTTTTTGGATGAAGTCGAAGCCGCTTTGCCGGATGCAGCCGGTTCATTTGTCGTCGGCGTTAATTCTGAGGCATCGGTTTGGGCGAATGCCGAAGCGGAAAGCAAGGCAAGAAGCAGCAAGGTGAGAGCAAAGATCGAGTTGATTTTCATTGTTCCTCCGAAGCTGCGCGCCTAAACAAGCGCGCAGTCCATTTGGCGATGGGTTGTCGTCCAAGGGGGATTGGAGGGGGTTTTCAATCAACTCGCAGGTTGGCGCGCAGTATTGCCGCGTTTCGGACAGGTGTCAATTACCGAATCCGGCGGCTGCAACTTTTGATTCACCTTCACAACCTGAAGCCTATCGCCTATGCTCTTGCCGTTTGCGACTTCCGGTATTTGCCTGAATCACCCCCTATGAAACAATTTCTGTACAGATTGCTAAAACTCGTTGGACTGGCTGTCATTCTGTTGCTGGCGCTGCTGGCATACACCTTCCTTCCCATGAAGTTGGACGTGAATGCCACTCAAGACAACAACTCATTTGCGACCTCCCAGCCCAATGCCGCCACGTTGCCGGAAGTCAAATTGTCGCTGATGAAAGCGGGCAAAATGACTTCGCAGCAATCCTTTTCCTGGCGCGGCGGCAAATGGGGCGTGACCTATGAAAGCGGCATGGCGGCGGTGCTGGTCGAACATCCGAAAATGAGTTTCCTGTACGACGCCGGTTTTGGCGCCAACGTGGACGCGCACGCCACCGCCATGCCGTGGTTGATGAAAAAGCTGGCGAATTACGTCAAAGAAGTTCCCGCCGCCGAACAACTCCGCCAGAACGGCATCCCCCCGGAAACAATCAAAACCATCTTCATTTCCCATTCGCATTGGGATCACATCAGCGGCCTGGAAGATTTTCCCGGCGCGGAAGTTCGCATGCCCGGCGCGGAGTTGGACTTCATTCGCGCGCACAAAATGCCCGGCTTGATTGATCAGATGATTGACAAACTGAACGTCAAAACGTTTGAGTTTACCGACGGACCGTATGAAAACTTTGACCGCAGCCTGGATTTGTTCGGCGACGGCAGCGTGGTGTTTGTTCCTTTGCCCGGCCACACCGACGGATCAAACGGAATGTTTGTCAATTTGCGATCCGGCAAACGGTTTCTGTTCACGGGCGACCTGACCTGGGCGTTGGAAGGATTTCAGTTGCCCGCGGAACGTCCCTGGATGGCGCGGAAACTGGTGGATTACGACGAAGCCGAAGTTCGACGTTCTATCGTCAAAGTCCATTTGCTGATGCAGAAATATCCCAACCTGATCGTCGTTCCCGCGCATGACCGCAGAGCACACGACCGCGTCGCCAACCTGCCGAACTTTGAACAGTGAAGCGCCAGCCAAAAACTTAACCATGATTTAGCCGCCTCCTGATAAGGATTTATTCCTACCTTTAATCGGACGTTACACCTCTCCTCTACTCTCGCGCTTACACTCACGCTGTACCGATCCGGCTGAAAAATTCAGGAGGAGACAACGCGAATATGAATTCCGCCAGCACGCACCTGCACGTGTATGAACGCGCAGCGACCACTTTGCCCGCGATTCTGTCGAATGGGCAACGCGCAGCAGTTTCGCTGCACTGCCACACCAACTTTTCCAAAGAATTACTGTCCTTCATCCCGCATTACGCGGCGATGATTCCCGTTGTGTCGAAGCTGTTCAAAGCTGAAATGGATCGGTACCTGACGCTTCACGGGCGGACGGTGGATTTTGCAAACGCGTATTGGACGCCTCCGGTTTCGCCGCGTCAGGTGCTGGAAATTGAAATGATTCAGATCGAATCGCGGCTGGGGTTGCCTGCGCTGGTTTCCATCACAGACCACGACGACATTGAAGCCAGTTCGCGGTTGCAGGTCATTGATTCCGGTCGCCGAATCCCGATTTCGCTGGAATGGACTGTGCCTTATCGCAACGGGTTCTTTCATTTGGGCGTGCATAACCTGCCGCAGGAATTTGCCCAGGAAATTTATCGGGAGTTGATGAAGTACAGTAATCAAACCGACGACACGATGGCGCTGGGCGATTTGCTGGCGTTGCTGGACGAAGCCCCCGAAACGCTGGTGGTGCTAAACCATCCGTTATGGGACATTGAATTTATCGGCGCAGACCAGCATCGCGCTTGTTTGAGGACCTTTCTGGCAGAACATCGCCAACACCTTCATGCCTTTGAAATCAACGGATTCCGTTCGTGGCGCGAAAACAATGCAACGATTCGGTTGGCCGAAGATTGGGGAATTCCGGTTGTCAGTGGTGGCGACCGGCACGGTTGCCAGGCCAATACGCTGCTGAACCTGACCCGCTCGAATTCCTTTGCAGACTTCGTCGCGGAAATTCGCGAAGACAATCACAGCGAAGTTTTGTTGATGCCGGAATACACGGAATCGCTGGTGGCGCGAACGATTCAGGTCGCGGCGGACGTGTTGCGTCAATATCCCAATCATCCCCTGGGACAACCGTGTTGGAACGACCGCGTCTTCGTTGATCTGGGCGATGGGCTTGGCAGTTGTCCGCTGACCAGACATTGGCCGAATGGCGGCCCAGCCTGGGTGCGCGCCAGTTTGTGGATGTTGCGAATGCTGGGAACTCGTTTGCAACCGGCCTTGAGAATGGCGCTTGCAGGAGAGAAAGTTGCGGCCAATGTGGTTGCAGAAAGGATGGGTTATGAAAACTGAGTTAAGAATCGCTTTTTTTACGGATTCTTACACGGAAGTAAACGGCGTGGCGCACACCAGCCGAATGCTGACCGAATTTGCCAAACGGCATCAACTCCCCGTGCTGTGTGTTCACGCGGGCGAAAAAATCGAACAGGTTCAGGAAAGCAGCCTGCAACGATTGGCGCTGCCGCGCACGCGGTTTGGCTTCAGACTGGACGCCGATTTGCGCTTTGATTTGTTGATGATGCGACACACGCGGTTGGCGCTGAAAACAGTTCGGGATTTCAACCCGGATGTCATTCACGTCACCGGCCCAAGCGACATTGGATTGCTGGGAGTTTATGTCGCCAACAAACTGAAACTGCCGATTGTGATGTCCTGGCACACAAACGTTCACGAATATGCCAAACAACGGCTGGAAAAACTGACGCCGTGGCTTCCGACGTTTTTGGCCGACACTCGGCGATTTTCGCTGGCAGGCAGCGCCGAACGACTGAGCCTGAAACTGACCTTATTGTTCTACAAACTCGGAAAAGTGTTTCTGGCGCCGAATGAAGAGCTCGGCAAAATGTTACAGCGGAACACCAATCGGCCAGTGTTTATGATGCGGCGAGGCGTAGACACAAATCTGTTTTCCCCCGTCAAACGCGAGCGAAATGATGGGCTTTTCACGATTGGGTATGTCGGACGACTGACGCCGGAAAAGAATGTTCGGATGTTGGCGGATTTGGAAAAGGCCCTGTTGACCGCTGGCATCAGGGATTTTCGCTTCGTGATTGTCGGCACCGGCAGCGAGCGCGTTTGGTTGGAACAGCAAATGCAAGCCGCGAGTTTTGCCGGTGTGCTGAAGGGCGAAGCATTGGCGCGTGCTTATGCAAATTTCGATCTGTTCATCTTCCCTTCACGCACGGACACTTTCGGCAACGTCGTGCTGGAAGCGCAAGCGTCGGGCGTGCCTGCCATCGTCAGCGATCAAGGCGGCCCCAAATTCATCATTCGTGACGGGAAAACGGGTATGGTGGCGCGGAGCAAGTCCGAGTTTTTGAGCGCAACATTGAGTTTGATTTCGCAACCGGAACTTCACGCGCAAATGCGCGAAGCGGCGCGCGAACTGGCCTGTCGGGCTTCGTGGGACAATGTGTTCAAACAGGTCTGGCAAGCGTATGAGCTTTGTGTTCAACGCGCAGCCGCCGAAGCGTCCGTGCGCCAACCGTTGCCTCCGTCAACTGTGAGGCAGGATGCAGTTAGTTGATCGAGAGTCGAATTCCGTGACTGTTGGCGTAGCGGCGTTGAAACTGCTGCGCCATCCCGTTGAAAACCTGATTCGCCGTTGGAATTGGAAATCGGCAATGCTCAGCGCGTTGACGCGCGGAGCGTTGTTTTTCTTCGCCAATCTGGGCGCCGGAATTTCGGCAGCGGTTGGCGCGATGAGCGTCGAAGCGGCCTTTTACATTACGGTCGCCGGATTTTACGGTTCGGCGACCGAAGCCTTTCGCCGCGCGCGCCCGACCTGGTTGGCGACGGTCGTGATGATGGTGGTCATGCCTTCGATCAATCACCTGCTGGAATTTGCCCTGCACTGGTCGCATGGAACCAAAAAGTTGACGACTGGCATTATCGCTTCCGTCGCCTTTTCCATGTTGTCGGCGGTGTTCAATCTGTTCGCCATGCAGCGCGGAGCCTTTATCGTAGGCGCGGAACGACAATCTTTGTTGGATGATTTTCGCCAACTGCCGCGCATCATTTTTGACTTTCTGACCGTTGTTCCGCGCGCCGTGTGGGTTCGCGCCAGACAGGATTAGTTCCGATGCCAATCAAAACACTGCACATTACAAACGCATTTCATCAGTCTTCCGGCGGCATCAGCACGTTTTATCGCGCGTTGATGGAACGCGCCAACCGGCTTGGACGACAAATGACGCTGGTTGTACCGGGTGATCAAACCAGGACTGAAGCCCTGGGTGAGTTTACGCGCATTCGTTTTGTGAAATCGCCGCACGCGCCTGCCTTTGATCGTCGCTATCGGTTGTTGATGCCCACACAGTATTTGCCGTTCTTCGCAGGCGAATTGACGCGAATCCTGCGCGAAGAACGTCCCGATTTAATCGAAATCTGCGACAAGTATTCTGTCAGTTGGCTGGCCGGGTTGTTGCGGCGGCGATGGTTGGCGGGTTTGCCCAGAACCGCGTTAGTGGGAATGAATTGCGAGCGGATGGATGACAACGTTTCGGCATTTTTGACAAATGACAAACCTGGAAAGCTCTGGTCAAAATTTTATTTGGGCAATCTGTACATTCCGCTTTTCGATTATCACATCGCCAATTCCAAGTACACCGCCGAAGAATTGCGGGCGGCGATGAATCCCAAACACCATCGCGAAATCCGCGTGTTGCCGATGGGGGCGCAAATTGCCGAGTTCGCCGCTGCAATTCCAAACGAATCCAACCGGCTGCAATTTCTGGCGCAAACCAATGGCGACCGGCAAACGCGGTTGTTGCTTTACGCCGGACGGTTGTCGCCGGAAAAGAATTTGCCGCTGCTCCTTGAGCTGATGGAGCGATTGGCGAGTGAAAATTTCCGACTTGTTGTTGCGGGTTCCGGGCCGCTGGCCGATTGGCTGGAAAGCGAATCTCATCGTCGCGTGCCCGGAAAAGTATTGTTGCTTGGTCACGTGCGAGACAGGCAATCGTTGATGAACCTGTATGCAAACTGCGATGCATTTGTGCATCCGAATCCGCGTGAACCATTTGGCATTGCGCCACTGGAAGCGATGGCCGCCGGATTGCCACTGGTCGCCCCGCATTCGGGCGGCGTGTTGTCTTATGCCGACGAAACAAATTCATGGCTCGCCGAAGCCAACGCGGAAGCCTTTGCTTCAGCCCTGAAAGCCGTTTTCGACGATGCTTCAATGCGCAAAGACAAACTGGCGCGCGCTCGATGGACGGCCCAACAATACCACTGGTCGGATGTCGCCGACCGTTTCTTTACGCTGTACGACGAACTGCATGCCGATTTCCCTGCGTCTCGATTTGCTTATCAACTCGATTCGACATATCGCGTTACTGCGATCAACGGTAGTGAACGAGCACTGCAATAATCCCTAAACCCATTGCTTCGAGTAAATTGATCGGGCGATTACATCCAGCCTTGCTTCAGCTAAATACCGCTTTTAGAATGCGTACAGAGGTAAACTTGATGATTGCCGTTTCCAGTGCACCACTAATTACGACCAATAGCAGAATCCTTGTCGGAACACTTGCTCGCCCTAGTCTTGATGTTCAAACAGGCAGGGCTGAACTTACTTTTCCCGGATTTAATTACTCAATTTCTGCGTTCGTTGAATCACACGTAACAACTAATCCCAGCCGCAGCGTTCTGAAAGTCTATTTAGATGAGGGCATAACGCTAGAGTGCGAGTTTTTGGAAAAAGTGGTTAATGGTAATCAAAAAATTTTACTTG
The genomic region above belongs to Acidobacteriota bacterium and contains:
- a CDS encoding sugar phosphate isomerase/epimerase, with protein sequence MSVKAFEPKFMKVGVLTAALQELTPREKRDPDPDLAIEEWVQFAAELGVNYIQLGSALHPSEADIPAEAMLDPTANHLDLRQPFTKTRAKRVRASLQANKVGISDVGYFDNMLHDDPVLRKKKHDFMLRAMDAAVELDVQAVCGFVGRNQKTNMDQNLLDFEEWFIPLLKAAKDRGLTYRIEQCPMPGWVPGDNWHNNIAYTPGTWIALHRICEKHGVGDQFRIHYDPSHAILMGQDTRSLFQYLKDTGYNFLIGGFHVKGQVVDAKGVSAWGYGGQTVERGDMINGNPSPNVVDHLNAWAKQVVLCEHELPGTAKHDPLAYLQNRTVDWLDHQLAARELLQLDVENTFLIVEHEYPKARIQDKALLKPILQGSIAFARKIDEAAACMFALQNEVLAAQGIPVQGVGRQAYRS
- a CDS encoding MBL fold metallo-hydrolase; translation: MKQFLYRLLKLVGLAVILLLALLAYTFLPMKLDVNATQDNNSFATSQPNAATLPEVKLSLMKAGKMTSQQSFSWRGGKWGVTYESGMAAVLVEHPKMSFLYDAGFGANVDAHATAMPWLMKKLANYVKEVPAAEQLRQNGIPPETIKTIFISHSHWDHISGLEDFPGAEVRMPGAELDFIRAHKMPGLIDQMIDKLNVKTFEFTDGPYENFDRSLDLFGDGSVVFVPLPGHTDGSNGMFVNLRSGKRFLFTGDLTWALEGFQLPAERPWMARKLVDYDEAEVRRSIVKVHLLMQKYPNLIVVPAHDRRAHDRVANLPNFEQ
- a CDS encoding dipeptidase, with product MKKFLLGLAIVLVLAAIVFFGFVPTYVGKSMNQTINPPPYQASEAARELHKKLLVADLHADTLMWNRDLVEKGSWGHVDLPRLQEGNVAVQAFTVVTKTPRNMNIESNTGDTDNITLLAFAELWPVSTWTNLTERALYQAWRLQDAAARSNGKLVMLKSKNDVTNFLQRRKSEPDVVAGFLGIEGAHALSGDVKNLDRLYDAGFRMIGMAHFFDNEMAGSAHGANKTGLTDEGKKLVERMQDRSVFIDLAHASAKTIDDVLDRARQPIIVSHTGVKGTCNNNRNLSDEQLKRIALTGGLVGIGFWDTASCGTDAKAIAKAIRYTVDLIGVDHVALGSDYDGAITAPFDTTGVVQITDALLQEGFSETEIKKIMGENVIRTLQFFLP
- a CDS encoding glycosyltransferase family 4 protein; amino-acid sequence: MPIKTLHITNAFHQSSGGISTFYRALMERANRLGRQMTLVVPGDQTRTEALGEFTRIRFVKSPHAPAFDRRYRLLMPTQYLPFFAGELTRILREERPDLIEICDKYSVSWLAGLLRRRWLAGLPRTALVGMNCERMDDNVSAFLTNDKPGKLWSKFYLGNLYIPLFDYHIANSKYTAEELRAAMNPKHHREIRVLPMGAQIAEFAAAIPNESNRLQFLAQTNGDRQTRLLLYAGRLSPEKNLPLLLELMERLASENFRLVVAGSGPLADWLESESHRRVPGKVLLLGHVRDRQSLMNLYANCDAFVHPNPREPFGIAPLEAMAAGLPLVAPHSGGVLSYADETNSWLAEANAEAFASALKAVFDDASMRKDKLARARWTAQQYHWSDVADRFFTLYDELHADFPASRFAYQLDSTYRVTAINGSERALQ
- a CDS encoding glycosyltransferase, which translates into the protein MWLQKGWVMKTELRIAFFTDSYTEVNGVAHTSRMLTEFAKRHQLPVLCVHAGEKIEQVQESSLQRLALPRTRFGFRLDADLRFDLLMMRHTRLALKTVRDFNPDVIHVTGPSDIGLLGVYVANKLKLPIVMSWHTNVHEYAKQRLEKLTPWLPTFLADTRRFSLAGSAERLSLKLTLLFYKLGKVFLAPNEELGKMLQRNTNRPVFMMRRGVDTNLFSPVKRERNDGLFTIGYVGRLTPEKNVRMLADLEKALLTAGIRDFRFVIVGTGSERVWLEQQMQAASFAGVLKGEALARAYANFDLFIFPSRTDTFGNVVLEAQASGVPAIVSDQGGPKFIIRDGKTGMVARSKSEFLSATLSLISQPELHAQMREAARELACRASWDNVFKQVWQAYELCVQRAAAEASVRQPLPPSTVRQDAVS
- a CDS encoding ThuA domain-containing protein, with protein sequence MNKRNLFWLIAIVLILAGSASAPISKVSAQKKIRVTYITECKGFKHGVLPESEKIMKELGDKNGFDVTISQDSASVMTPENLKNVDVLIFYTTGELPWTDDQKKLFLDFIKNGKGFIGIHSATDTFYKWPEYGEMIGGYFDGHPWTANTKVTVRKDDKNFPLTKQFPDSFEWMEETYQYKQFNAANVKVVMSMDTTKTDMTKKGAKGIHAVGDSPNIQADSFPLVWYRNYGKGRVFYSEPGHNSAIWNDPRYQSMLIGAVKWAAKKK